A section of the Paenibacillus aurantius genome encodes:
- a CDS encoding DinB family protein — protein sequence MGKQLIMGDVQQELASTRRILERLPDEHMTWKPHEKSMTVGELATHLTNLLNWQLAIFQYPELDLSTVPFRREAIERRADVLEEFDTNRAKLEQLLAKSDENQLGEEWTLRNGDHVILRQPRALALRTFGISHMIHHRAQLGVYLRLLDLPVPGLYGPSADE from the coding sequence ATGGGGAAACAATTGATCATGGGTGATGTCCAGCAGGAGCTGGCCAGCACGCGCCGGATTCTGGAACGCTTGCCGGACGAGCATATGACCTGGAAGCCTCACGAGAAATCGATGACAGTAGGAGAGTTGGCAACACATCTAACCAACCTGCTGAATTGGCAGTTGGCCATTTTTCAGTATCCGGAATTGGATCTTTCCACCGTGCCGTTTCGTCGGGAAGCTATAGAAAGACGCGCAGACGTGCTGGAGGAATTTGATACGAACCGCGCCAAGCTGGAGCAGCTGTTAGCTAAAAGCGACGAGAACCAGCTCGGGGAGGAATGGACCTTACGGAACGGCGACCATGTTATCCTTCGTCAGCCTCGGGCCCTTGCTCTTCGTACCTTCGGAATAAGCCATATGATCCATCATCGGGCGCAGCTCGGAGTGTATCTGCGGCTTCTCGATCTTCCGGTGCCGGGCCTTTACGGTCCGTCGGCCGACGAGTAA
- a CDS encoding helix-turn-helix transcriptional regulator, with translation MTRYSNDAFLESPEFPFHAAPYRLEPGQLLEPHSHEFIEFVYIAEGSGIHTHRNNRYPIREGDVFIIEPDAEHSYLVHSPTGMTVYNILFHHTFLSHELESLSKVTPFVNFFFVEPFLRPSVQFQSHLTLDPAQRLDLLQLLTHLVKEYNDKRIGYRILVKTRLIEILIYLSRCYDLLQHRPMAAMASEHKMMERVCEFIELHHARPLSLAQVSQMCGMSTSSFTSKFKQAIGKTFIEYRNEVRIRVAKELLLHSDDNLLSIAHEVGFDDLSFFNKLFKQLLGVSPGKYRQLHRDH, from the coding sequence AAGCCCGGAATTTCCGTTTCATGCGGCTCCTTACCGCCTCGAGCCGGGTCAGCTTCTCGAGCCGCACTCGCATGAATTCATCGAATTTGTCTATATCGCCGAAGGCTCGGGGATTCATACCCACCGGAACAACCGCTATCCGATCCGGGAAGGGGATGTTTTTATCATTGAGCCCGACGCCGAGCACAGCTATCTCGTCCATTCCCCCACCGGCATGACTGTATACAACATCTTGTTTCATCATACGTTTCTGTCCCACGAATTGGAATCGCTTTCGAAGGTTACCCCGTTCGTCAATTTCTTCTTTGTCGAGCCGTTTTTACGGCCGTCCGTCCAGTTCCAATCCCACCTGACCCTCGATCCGGCCCAACGGCTGGACCTTCTGCAGCTGCTAACCCACCTGGTCAAGGAATACAACGACAAACGCATCGGCTACCGGATTCTAGTCAAAACCCGGCTCATTGAAATCCTCATCTATCTCAGCCGCTGCTACGATCTTTTGCAGCACCGCCCGATGGCCGCCATGGCTTCGGAGCATAAAATGATGGAACGCGTCTGCGAATTTATCGAGCTGCATCATGCCCGGCCGCTCTCGCTCGCGCAAGTGAGCCAGATGTGCGGAATGAGCACCTCTTCGTTCACCTCCAAGTTCAAGCAGGCCATCGGCAAAACCTTCATCGAGTACCGGAACGAGGTTCGCATCCGGGTCGCCAAGGAGCTCCTCCTCCACTCCGATGACAATCTGCTGTCCATTGCCCATGAGGTGGGATTTGACGATCTCAGCTTCTTTAACAAGCTGTTTAAGCAGCTGCTCGGCGTCTCTCCCGGCAAATACCGGCAGCTTCATAGGGACCATTAG
- a CDS encoding YdcF family protein has translation MSYPFDCISDFMFFETEVSLSDVILIPGASHPQLMERAAELYHQGIAPYILPSGGATAQVQTTEWEFLRDLGVQLGVPAQAILREDQAANTFDNARLSRETLERKGIHPKKVVLVCKNYHARRALLTYQFHFPKETIFQVSPVVDLTGTTKDNWFQDEARIAYVMNELEKVGRYFRKAIYQTGASIER, from the coding sequence ATGTCTTATCCTTTTGACTGTATCAGCGACTTTATGTTTTTTGAAACAGAGGTTTCCCTTTCCGATGTCATTCTGATCCCAGGGGCCAGTCACCCTCAACTAATGGAGAGAGCGGCGGAGCTCTATCATCAAGGCATCGCTCCCTATATTCTTCCATCCGGAGGGGCTACAGCTCAAGTCCAAACGACGGAATGGGAATTCCTGCGGGACCTTGGAGTGCAGTTAGGGGTTCCGGCACAGGCCATTCTAAGAGAAGATCAAGCCGCCAATACGTTCGACAATGCCCGGTTATCAAGGGAGACCTTGGAACGAAAAGGGATTCATCCGAAAAAAGTCGTGCTGGTTTGTAAAAATTATCATGCTCGAAGAGCGCTGTTGACTTATCAATTTCATTTCCCAAAAGAAACGATCTTCCAGGTCAGCCCCGTTGTGGACCTGACCGGAACGACCAAGGACAACTGGTTTCAGGATGAAGCCCGCATAGCTTATGTCATGAATGAGCTGGAGAAAGTCGGCCGCTATTTCCGTAAGGCCATCTACCAGACGGGAGCGTCTATTGAAAGGTAA